One region of Streptomyces capillispiralis genomic DNA includes:
- a CDS encoding MarR family winged helix-turn-helix transcriptional regulator, with the protein MGDTSGLGEPTLEEQIAAYQREFRDLDPQVEKIVNALSRLNRRMNVAYGRQTAELGITNADWEVLKALVLSGAPYRMGPSDLAKRLGLTPAAMTHRIDRMVTEGLVTRERDENNRVRVIVELTPPGREKWLQAMRMASVFEEDLLQDLDPDERTTLGEVLIRLLRRVEHAQPDAGGRLTDLD; encoded by the coding sequence ATGGGCGACACCTCCGGCCTCGGCGAGCCGACACTCGAAGAGCAGATCGCCGCCTACCAGCGCGAGTTCCGCGACCTCGACCCCCAGGTCGAGAAGATCGTCAACGCGCTGTCCCGGCTGAACCGCCGCATGAACGTCGCCTACGGCCGCCAGACCGCCGAGCTCGGCATCACCAACGCCGACTGGGAGGTCCTCAAGGCCCTCGTCCTCTCCGGCGCCCCGTACCGCATGGGCCCCAGTGACCTGGCCAAGCGACTGGGCCTGACCCCGGCCGCCATGACCCACCGGATCGACCGCATGGTCACCGAGGGTCTGGTCACCCGGGAGCGGGACGAGAACAACCGGGTACGCGTGATCGTCGAGCTGACACCGCCCGGCCGCGAGAAGTGGCTGCAGGCCATGCGCATGGCCTCCGTCTTCGAGGAGGACCTCCTCCAGGACCTCGACCCCGACGAGCGGACGACCCTGGGCGAGGTCCTCATCCGTCTGCTCCGCCGGGTCGAACACGCCCAGCCGGACGCCGGCGGGCGCCTCACCGACCTGGACTGA
- a CDS encoding MFS transporter, producing the protein MGAAMRRIHVGNALSAFGLGFTVPYLYVYVAQVRGLGAMTAGLVLAVFAVAALIVLPFAGRAIVRRGPLPVLLVALVTAAVGALGLGLSSGAGAVLVSAAVLGAGQAVTQPALATMIVDCSTAETRSRAFATQFFLQNLGLGVGGLIGGHLVDPTKAGSFTLLFSLEAAMFLLLVVVMATVRMPRAPRITDAPVESARAGWKQLLGNRAMVQLCVLGFVLFFACYGQFESGLSAYGVEAAGISTSALGTALAANTLVIVIAQFAVLRFVERRKRSRVIASVGLLWAVAWAVAGYAGLGGGSQAMATAAFISTYALFGLGEAMLSPTLAPLVADLAPTGMAGQYNSAFALVKQLALAVGPAVGGPLGASLHAPYIVVFVLFSLGITVLAVRLGRQLTEVQDQPSAARSRVVAQGGAAAGQAPAHA; encoded by the coding sequence ATGGGCGCGGCGATGCGCCGGATCCACGTGGGCAACGCACTCAGCGCTTTCGGGCTGGGCTTCACGGTTCCGTATCTGTACGTCTATGTGGCGCAGGTGCGGGGGCTGGGAGCCATGACGGCGGGTCTCGTACTCGCCGTCTTCGCTGTGGCCGCGCTGATCGTGCTGCCGTTCGCCGGGCGGGCCATCGTCCGGCGGGGTCCGCTGCCGGTGCTGCTCGTCGCCCTGGTCACGGCCGCGGTCGGTGCGCTGGGCCTGGGGCTGTCGAGCGGTGCGGGGGCCGTCCTGGTGTCCGCGGCGGTGCTCGGCGCCGGTCAGGCCGTGACGCAGCCGGCGCTCGCGACGATGATCGTGGACTGCTCCACGGCGGAGACCAGGTCCCGGGCGTTCGCCACGCAGTTCTTCCTGCAGAACCTCGGGCTCGGCGTCGGCGGTCTCATCGGCGGTCACCTGGTGGACCCGACGAAGGCCGGCTCCTTCACCCTGCTCTTCTCGCTCGAGGCGGCGATGTTCCTGCTGCTGGTCGTGGTGATGGCGACGGTGCGGATGCCGCGTGCGCCGCGGATCACGGACGCTCCGGTGGAGTCGGCGAGGGCCGGTTGGAAGCAGCTGCTGGGCAATCGCGCCATGGTGCAGCTGTGTGTCCTGGGCTTCGTGCTGTTCTTCGCCTGCTACGGACAGTTCGAGTCGGGCCTGAGCGCGTACGGCGTCGAGGCCGCCGGGATCTCGACGTCGGCGCTGGGGACGGCGCTGGCGGCGAACACCCTGGTGATCGTCATTGCTCAGTTCGCGGTGTTGCGGTTCGTCGAGCGGCGCAAGCGGTCCCGGGTGATCGCGTCCGTCGGTCTCCTCTGGGCCGTGGCCTGGGCCGTGGCCGGGTACGCGGGGCTCGGGGGCGGCAGCCAGGCGATGGCGACCGCCGCGTTCATCTCGACCTACGCCCTGTTCGGGCTCGGTGAGGCGATGCTGTCGCCGACGCTGGCGCCGCTCGTCGCCGATCTCGCGCCGACCGGGATGGCCGGTCAGTACAACTCGGCGTTCGCCCTGGTGAAGCAGCTCGCGCTGGCCGTGGGTCCGGCGGTGGGCGGGCCGCTCGGTGCGTCGCTGCACGCGCCGTACATCGTGGTCTTCGTGCTGTTCTCGCTGGGGATCACGGTGCTGGCGGTGCGGCTGGGACGTCAGCTCACGGAGGTGCAGGACCAGCCGTCGGCGGCGAGGAGCCGTGTGGTGGCACAAGGGGGCGCGGCGGCCGGGCAGGCGCCGGCGCACGCCTGA
- a CDS encoding ATP-binding SpoIIE family protein phosphatase, whose amino-acid sequence MNFTRWSARLPGTQRRAAARTEHTVSPDRPGEGSVPAARAEQLTDDVRPVPAVDELGVREVLDRVPSLVALVHGPDHRIAYVNDAYTAAFGARPLGAPAREALPELEELGLLPLLDQVLRSGKPRTVKSRRAPDGRSYTFTCTPVTEGVGRGVLVFATDVTDHAEAAERLRASERRQRETAVTLQRSLLPQELEQPDDLRIAATYHPGGTEAAVGGDWYDVITLGGGRTALVIGDVMGRGVRAAAVMGQLRTAVRAYARLDLPPHEVLQLLDGLAMEIDANQIATCAYAIHDPNEGSLVYASAGHLPILVRDETGSVQRADEPTGPPLGTGGWMHTSGSIPLGPGSTAVLYTDGLVERRNEDLDEGIAALERALAGATGTPQVVCDRLVRSAGVTPDHDDDVAVLVLQHPARKGAESELFRNAALELLGGVEAAPRARAFASGVLTSWRFPAELHDLGVLATSELVANSLQHGTPPMRLRLRRTDRRLIIEVTDGDDHLPRRRRAEPGDESGRGIAIVATIASHWGSRRTPGGGKAVWCEFVLPQPALR is encoded by the coding sequence GTGAACTTCACGCGCTGGAGCGCCCGGCTCCCCGGAACGCAGCGCCGCGCCGCAGCGCGGACCGAGCACACGGTCTCTCCGGACCGGCCGGGAGAGGGCTCCGTGCCCGCCGCCCGCGCCGAACAACTCACCGACGACGTACGGCCCGTACCCGCCGTCGACGAGCTCGGAGTGCGCGAGGTCCTGGACCGCGTCCCCTCCCTCGTCGCCCTGGTCCACGGCCCCGACCACCGCATCGCCTACGTCAACGACGCCTACACGGCGGCCTTCGGTGCCCGCCCGCTCGGCGCCCCCGCCCGCGAAGCCCTCCCCGAACTGGAGGAGCTGGGCCTGCTGCCCCTGCTCGACCAGGTCCTGCGCAGCGGCAAGCCCCGCACGGTGAAGTCCCGCCGGGCACCCGACGGCCGCTCCTACACCTTCACCTGCACCCCGGTCACCGAGGGCGTCGGCCGCGGAGTGCTGGTCTTCGCCACCGACGTCACCGACCACGCGGAAGCCGCCGAGCGCCTGCGCGCCAGTGAACGCCGGCAGCGCGAGACCGCCGTCACCCTTCAGCGCTCCCTGCTGCCCCAGGAGCTGGAGCAGCCCGACGACCTGCGCATCGCCGCCACCTACCACCCCGGCGGCACCGAGGCCGCCGTCGGCGGCGACTGGTACGACGTGATCACCCTGGGCGGCGGCCGCACCGCCCTGGTCATCGGCGACGTCATGGGCCGGGGGGTGCGCGCCGCCGCCGTCATGGGACAGCTCCGCACGGCCGTCCGCGCGTACGCCCGGCTCGACCTCCCCCCGCACGAGGTGCTCCAGCTCCTCGACGGCCTCGCCATGGAGATCGACGCCAACCAGATCGCCACCTGCGCGTACGCCATCCACGACCCCAACGAGGGCAGCCTGGTGTACGCCTCCGCCGGCCACCTGCCCATCCTGGTCCGCGACGAGACCGGCTCCGTCCAGCGCGCCGACGAACCGACCGGCCCCCCGCTCGGCACCGGCGGCTGGATGCACACCTCCGGTTCGATCCCCCTCGGCCCCGGCTCCACCGCCGTCCTCTACACGGACGGCCTGGTCGAGCGGAGGAACGAGGACCTGGACGAGGGCATCGCCGCCCTGGAGCGCGCCCTGGCCGGAGCCACCGGCACCCCGCAGGTGGTCTGCGACCGCCTGGTCCGCTCCGCCGGAGTGACCCCCGACCACGACGACGACGTCGCCGTCCTGGTCCTCCAGCATCCCGCCCGCAAGGGAGCCGAGAGCGAGCTCTTCCGCAACGCCGCGCTGGAACTGCTCGGCGGCGTCGAAGCGGCCCCCCGCGCGCGTGCCTTCGCGTCCGGGGTGCTGACCAGCTGGCGCTTCCCCGCCGAACTGCACGACCTGGGCGTCCTGGCCACCAGCGAACTGGTGGCCAACTCCCTCCAGCACGGCACGCCCCCGATGCGGCTGCGACTGCGCCGCACCGACCGCCGTCTGATCATCGAGGTCACCGACGGGGACGACCACCTGCCGCGACGCCGCCGCGCGGAACCGGGCGACGAGTCCGGCCGGGGCATCGCCATCGTCGCGACGATCGCCTCCCACTGGGGCAGCAGACGCACGCCGGGCGGCGGCAAGGCGGTCTGGTGCGAGTTCGTCCTCCCGCAGCCCGCCCTGCGGTGA